The proteins below come from a single Stigmatopora argus isolate UIUO_Sarg chromosome 11, RoL_Sarg_1.0, whole genome shotgun sequence genomic window:
- the golga4 gene encoding golgin subfamily A member 4 isoform X2 — MFKKLKQKINEEQSPQRNALTPQQAQMGSGERRSSQTHLFYDGAPSPSDRESPFDDTDKTEVLAGMIAEPAFLSEYTIFALDHSKQPKTAPVASVSSSKGPTRSPGGSINGDESVSSQREEPQSFAQKLQWKVPSMESIIRGGASRAEQLFRSPSKDSLARSSSRESLTHLGENEAAGVPTYDPPSDIESEAEEASSNADSLSKEQLVHRLFRVESSLAKYRGKYSEIVTAYRTVQRDKEKTQAILSQCQDKSLRRIGELREELQMDHQAKKHLQDEFDATLEEKDQMITVLQTQVGLLKKRVKGIADGALVVEGDQPVSDATESESTSSSNDQEVESQLNEEEGVSDPAKLLEALQKRVNRQENLLQKCKDIIHFHKDRSTHIATENETLQEQLQERLQELERMKELHMTEKTKLINQLRDVKNQNEQLEQDKGMVIAETKRQMHETLEMKEEEIAQLRSRLQLSNAQNEELLDQKEKAEKSAFEELEKAMGLAHRADEVRKQLEVQMEEKMNEAERVNEEERKSLQQELTRVKQEVVTIMKKSSDERVVSLQKSHSKALTAKEEEIIGRINKAVEQCREEFAQQTKEKEQQAFLALEDAELQKTALVADGENRVKDMQQELEVAKTRIMELESSLEKISQDGSLQSNEQSNLLGQLKDDHAGKMSKLEEDHQAQLEKQKDGLTQQHNAALEELKEKQRVDMETLLKEKDLHREEMDQKLNAQQGEHEALSLELSQVVTSKQLLEEKLVEVQDAHCLALQAQVAKHSAELENIKQEHEQSLGGVEKLLKEELNALKIILKEKEKAIKVLAEGEKTLRDQVHSNIEELGIKAKQLEDLQESLSNLQMENSNLKEATKESEKISSDLVQSKNDLIDLHHQLEVANNDCQHKEKVRQDLEQQLQQIKTELSEREKSLGEDLNTMKEEKTHLQKQLEDEKASQEKKLNNTVTEMEAKLKTQETKMEKIKKKAKEMQDNLKKKFQQKEESMKMALAKKDAELQEKEQEVQGKILEMAQRNSQGLSDTMSELQANHLGEMEKLRDNHKHELLELERYLQEKLAQQEEELTEKHSHILQEKIQELQESSRNLNRSKEDYEKVLTAMKDLREEFSIQETTGQKLKEELGEAAFKLAGLSSSDALLREQLESVEKNLTQATNEQDSLQEKLNRTEEGNREKLKTLSDNLENMENQLRAMESSRLKDSEDLEKKSEEVAIQREELEAQFQQKIILFSNRMEQYCRDVQCKMVDRISEVGEKVELRVSDLNHRLLCSQKNILHLKNVVSSKVDRVCTLEENLRQKSEENSNLCISLEQVTAQVNAHMEQIEALTLQNEKNSEKDRKIQESVELNRVMSITLKETEFQVSDLESIISDLKRQLDVKEKAILELKQLHKEETQRTLDQTEETFQRLKEERESTSEQANALRASLSENDNTVASLKGRLEELERAVSEKNEALQRLTANFDNQSISKSEMDQVLSEKEQKVSRLTAELENSHLRLCELQEHLTLKVKECEQLACNLEQQESIRERERKELVEKMQQNGHLAQEMVDKLHHLEEDNHKCKSQLQSQEAEFERLKEEMTKSKEECVKKTEERLTAESTRKMSDLKKKAEQKISQIKKHLTTQLEEKDGLIKTLEVSHEQLKKNETSNKECIDTLEEKNRSLEEVLVELKQEQEQQLERIKTDEKGVTEKSLEEQRCMYEEKLSALQQDSLQQKDLQQRETLGIEEKLKEAEKQNQELLQEVSTLKEEICQKTAQCDQHQAALMQAQMVSESDKKIESNTLQQTKSMLENEMKNHSADPDDDSFDSLKSKLNQMRNDKEKIQKDFSRLQKDIRLMRKEHDQELEFAKKQLFEESELKYKMELEDIQWKHKSEIKQLVMEFNTQIAVKEKEIDTAVKETIGKAQLVEAELLSSHREETSHLKKAIGEREDELNKTVEKYEQVIQSREEEMGVRVWQVQKQLEELQASSHKTSEMSPEGLLAQLAEKTTMLSEARLKEQGFVEKIHSLEDKIKCFHRNTVVTHLGSTYKDAALHKPEPLSEATELEYLKKVLFEYMMGRETKTMAKVITSMLKFPPDQAQKVLDKEEAKAMPWLSV, encoded by the exons ATGTTCAAAAAACTCAAGCAGAAGATCAACGAGGAGCAGTCACCGCAGAGGAATGCGCTCACTCCCCAACAGGCCCAG ATGGGCTCTGGAGAACGCAGGAGCAGCCAAACTCACCTATTTTACGACGGTGCTCCGTCTCCCAGTGACAGAGAG TCTCCGTTTGATGATACGGACAAAACTGAG GTGCTGGCCGGGATGATAGCAGAACCCGCTTTTCTCTCTGAGTATACTATCTTTGCTCTGGACCATTCAAAACAACCCAAAACGGCCCCGGTAGCCAGTGTG AGTTCCTCTAAAGGGCCAACCAGGTCTCCCGGAGGAAGTATCAACGGGGATGAAAGTGTCTCTTCCCAG AGAGAAGAGCCACAGTCCTTTGCACAAAAGCTACAATGGAAAGTTCCCTCAATGGAGTCCATCATTCGGGGGGGTGCCAGTCGGGCTGAGCAGCTCTTCCGCTCGCCCTCGAAAGACAGCTTGGCTCGAAGCTCATCGCGCGAGTCTTTAACACATTTGGGAGAAAACGAAGCTGCCGGAGTCCCGACATACGACCCGCCTTCAGACATCGAGAGTGAGGCTGAGGAGGCATCAAGCAATGCCGACTCTCTCTCCAAAGAGCAGCTGGTGCATCGTTTGTTTAGAGTGGAGTCAAGCCTGGCCAAGTATCGCGGGAAGTACTCGGAG ATTGTTACTGCATATCGTACGGTGCAACGagataaagaaaaaacacaG GCCATCCTCAGCCAGTGTCAAGATAAATCCCTCCGAAGAATAGGAGAACTACGAGAG GAGTTACAAATGGACCATCAGGCAAAAAAGCACCTTCAGGATGAGTTTGATGCCACACTAGAGGAGAAAGACCAAATGATTACTGTCCTGCAAACTCAG GTTGGTTTGCTGAAGAAACGAGTCAAAGGAATCGCTGACGGTGCGTTAGTCGTTGAAGGTGATCAGCCGGTTTCTGATGCTACGGAATCTGAATCCACCAGCTCTTCAAATGACCAAGAAGTCGAGTCTCAATTGAATGAAG AAGAGGGCGTCAGTGATCCAGCTAAACTTTTGGAAGCACTGCAGAAGCGAGTAAACAGACAAGAAAACCTGTTGCAAAAATGCAAAGATATAATTCATTTTCACAAGGATCGCAGCACCCACATTGCTACTGAGAATGAAACTCTGCAAGAGCAGCTGCAGGAAAGACTGCAAGAACTCGAAAGGATGAAG GAACTACACATGACGGAGAAGACGAAACTGATCAATCAGTTGCGTGATGTCAAAAACCAAAATGAACAGCTGGAACAGGATAAG GGCATGGTGATTGCCGAGACAAAACGTCAAATGCACGAGACTCTGGAAATGAAAGAAGAGGAGATTGCCCAGCTTCGCTCCAGGCTCCAGTTGTCTAATGCCCAGAATGAAGAGTTGCTGGACCAGAAAGAAAAGGCTGAGAAATCAG CATTTGAAGAACTTGAAAAGGCGATGGGTTTAGCTCATAGGGCTGACGAAGTACGGAAGCAGCTGGAGGTTCAGATggaggaaaaaatgaatgaagcgGAAAGGGTCAATGAAGAAGAGAGGAAGAGTTTGCAGCAGGAGCTCACGCGAGTCAAACAGGAGGTTGTCACAATCATGAAG AAATCATCAGATGAAAGGGTAGTCAGCTTGCAAAAATCCCACAGTAAAGCTCTGACTGCAAAAGAAGAAGAGATCATTGGGAGAATCAACAAAGCTGTG GAGCAGTGTAGAGAAGAGTTTGCTCAGCAAACCAAGGAAAAGGAGCAACAGGCCTTTTTGGCTTTGGAGGACGCAGAATTACAGAAGACTGCTCTTGTTGCAGACGGCGAGAATAGAGTTAAAGATATGCAGCAAGAGCTGGAAGTAGCAAAAACT AGAATAATGGAACTGGAGAGCTCCCTTGAGAAAATTTCCCAAGATGGATCGTTGCAGTCCAATGAGCAATCCAATCTGTTGGGCCAGCTGAAGGATGACCATGCTGGGAAAATGTCCAAATTAGAGGAAGATCACCAGGCACAACTGGAAAAGCAAAAGGATGGCTTAACTCAGCAGCACAATGCTGCTCTGGAAGAGCTGAAGGAAAAACAGAGGGTTGATATGGAGACACTACTTAAAGAGAAAGACTTGCACAGAGAAGAAATGGACCAGAAATTGAATGCGCAGCAGGGAGAGCATGAAGCACTTTCACTTGAACTTTCTCAAGTTGTGACGAGTAAACAACTTTTGGAAGAGAAGTTGGTTGAAGTACAAGATGCACATTGTTTGGCTCTGCAGGCTCAGGTGGCAAAGCACAGTGCAGAATTGGAAAATATCAAGCAAGAGCATGAACAGTCGCTTGGAGGGGTAGAGAAATTGCTGAAGGAGGAACTAAATgctttgaaaattattttaaaggaAAAGGAGAAAGCAATTAAAGTGCTCGCTGAAGGAGAGAAAACACTAAGAGATCAGGTCCATTCCAATATAGAAGAACTAGGCATCAAAGCAAAACAACTGGAGGATTTGCAGGAATCATTATCTAATCTTCAAATGGAAAATTCTAACTTAAAAGAGGCTACCAAAGAATCAGAGAAAATCTCAAGCGATCTTGTTCAGTCCAAGAACGACTTGATAGATTTGCACCATCAGCTTGAAGTCGCAAACAATGACTGTCAACACAAAGAAAAAGTACGCCAAGATTTAGAGCAGCAGTTACAGCAGATCAAAACAGAGCTCTCCGAGCGAGAAAAGTCCCTCGGTGAAGATCTAAACACAATGAAGGAAGAGAAAACACACCTTCAGAAGCAGCTGGAAGATGAAAAAGCCTCTCAAGAGAAAAAGCTAAACAACACAGTTACagaaatggaagcaaaactaaaaacacaagaaacaaaaatggaaaagatCAAAAAGAAGGCCAAAGAAATGCAAgataatttaaagaaaaagttCCAGCAGAAAGAAGAATCTATGAAAATGGCACTTGCAAAGAAAGATGCAGAGCTTCAAGAAAAAGAGCAGGAAGTTCAAGGGAAAATTTTAGAAATGGCACAAAGAAATTCCCAAGGCTTGAGCGACACAATGTCGGAACTGCAAGCTAACCATTTGGGGGAGATGGAGAAACTACGAGATAATCATAAACATGAACTCTTGGAGCTCGAACGCTATTTGCAAGAGAAGTTAGCACAGCAGGAAGAGGAATTAACGGAAAAGCACTCGCACATACTTCAGGAAAAGATACAGGAATTGCAAGAATCTTCTCGAAATCTTAACAGGAGCAAAGAAGATTATGAGAAAGTGCTTACTGCCATGAAGGACCTAAGGGAGGAATTTTCAATTCAAGAAACTACTGGGCAAAAGCTAAAAGAAGAGCTTGGCGAAGCAGCGTTCAAGCTTGCAGGTTTGTCATCAAGCGACGCTTTGCTGAGAGAGCAATTGGAATCGGTCGAGAAGAACCTCACCCAGGCTACGAATGAGCAAGACTCCTTACAGGAAAAGCTCAATAGGACAGAGGAAGGGAACCGAGAGAAATTAAAAACGCTGTCAGACAATTTAGAGAACATGGAAAACCAGCTTCGAGCTATGGAAAGTTCCAGACTGAAGGATAGTGAGGACTTGGAGAAGAAATCTGAGGAAGTCGCCATTCAGCGAGAGGAATTGGAAGCACAATTCCAacagaaaatcattttgtttagCAATCGAATGGAGCAATACTGTAGGGATGTCCAATGCAAAATGGTGGATAGGATCTCTGAAGTTGGTGAGAAAGTTGAGTTAAGAGTTTCGGATTTAAACCATAGACTTTTGTGTAGCCAGAAGAATATTTTGCACCTTAAAAATGTAGTTTCTAGCAAAGTGGATAGAGTTTGCACTTTAGAAGAAAATCTCCGTCAGAAGAGTGAGGAGAATAGCAATCTATGCATTTCATTAGAACAGGTGACTGCTCAGGTAAATGCTCACATGGAGCAAATTGAAGCCTTAACACTTCAGAATGAGAAGAATTCTGAAAAGGATCGGAAGATTCAAGAGTCCGTCGAATTAAACAGAGTCATGTCAATTACTTTGAAAGAAACAGAGTTTCAAGTGAGTGACTTGGAAAGCATCATCAGCGATTTGAAACGTCAGCTCGACGTTAAGGAGAAAGCCATACTCGAGCTGAAGCAGCTGCACAAAGAGGAGACGCAAAGGACTTTAGATCAGACGGAAGAGACCTTTCAGAGGTTGAAGGAGGAGCGCGAGTCCACTTCCGAGCAGGCCAATGCACTTCGAGCCAGCTTGTCTGAGAATGACAACACGGTAGCCTCTCTGAAGGGCAGACTCGAAGAACTGGAACGCGCCGTGTCCGAGAAGAACGAAGCTCTGCAAAGGCTGACGGCGAATTTTGACAATCAGTCCATTAGCAAGTCCGAGATGGACCAAGTGTTGAGCGAGAAGGAGCAGAAAGTAAGCAGGCTGACTGCAGAGCTGGAGAACTCCCACCTTCGGCTCTGCGAACTCCAGGAGCACTTGACCTTAAAGGTAAAAGAGTGCGAACAACTTGCATGTAATCTGGAGCAGCAGGAAAGCAtcagggagagggagaggaaagAATTGGTTGAAAAGATGCAACAGAATGGCCACTTGGCACAAGAGATGGTGGACAAACTGCACCATCTTGAAGAGGACAACCACAAGTGCAAAAGCCAACTTCAATCTCAGGAAGCCGAATTTGAAAGGCTGAAAGAAGAGATGACAAAGAGTAAAGAGGAGTGTGTGAAGAAAACGGAGGAGAGGCTGACGGCGGAGAGTACTCGGAAAATGTCTGACCTTAAGAAGAAAGCTGAGCAGAAAATCAGTCAAATTAAGAAGCATCTTACGACTCAGCTTGAAGAAAAGGATGGCCTTATCAAAACGCTCGAGGTTAGCCACGAACAGCTCAAGAAAAATGAAACTTCCAATAAAGAATGCATCGACACGTTAGAGGAGAAAAACAGATCTCTCGAGGAGGTCCTGGTCGAGCTCAAACAAGAGCAGGAGCAGCAATTGGAACGGATCAAAACTGATGAGAAGGGGGTGACGGAGAAGTCTTTAGAGGAACAGAGGTGCATGTATGAAGAGAAGCTGTCTGCACTTCAGCAAGATTCATTGCAGCAAAAGGATCTACAACAACGAGAAACTCTCGGAATTGAAGAGAAGCTCAAAGAAGCAGAAAAGCAAAACCAAGAACTTCTTCAAGAAGTCAGTACTTTGAAAGAAGAAATTTGCCAGAAAACTGCTCAGTGCGATCAACATCAAGCTGCCTTGATGCAGGCCCAAATGGTTTCTGAATCTGACAAGAAGATAGAGTCTAATACTCTTCAACAAACTAAGAGCATgttggaaaatgagatgaaaaaccACTCAGCGGATCCGGATGATGATTCTTTTGATTCTCTTAAGAGCAAACTAAATCAGATGAGGAATGATAAGGAGAAAATCCAAAAAGATTTTAGTAGATTGCAGAAAGATATCAGATTAATGAGGAAAGAGCACGATCAGGAACTTGAATTTGCAAAGAAACAGTTGTTTGAAGAGAGTGAATTGAAGTACAA AATGGAATTGGAAGACATCCAATGGAAGCACAAGTCAGAAATCAAGCAATTAGTGATGGAGTTTAACACGCAAATAGCTGTAAAAGAGAAGGAGATAGACACAGCAGTCAAAGAAACCATTG GTAAGGCCCAGCTTGTGGAGGCAGAACTGCTCAGTAGCCATCGAGAGGAAACCAGCCATCTGAAGAAGGCGATTGGCGAGAGGGAGGATGAATTGAACAAAACTGTTGAGAAATATGAGCAGGTCATACAG